Proteins from a genomic interval of Enterococcus faecium:
- a CDS encoding ABC transporter permease subunit (The N-terminal region of this protein, as described by TIGR01726, is a three transmembrane segment that identifies a subfamily of ABC transporter permease subunits, which specificities that include histidine, arginine, glutamine, glutamate, L-cystine (sic), the opines (in Agrobacterium) octopine and nopaline, etc.), producing MKKNMVSVAVLFAFVFSLFSVGSLANADEKTPSDEFRVGMEAGYAPFNWSQQTDENDALPIQGQNSYAGGYDVQIAKKVADGLGKKLVIVQTKWDGLAPALQSGKIDAIIAGMSPTAERRKEIDFTDPYYESQLVVVVQKDSKYAKAKSLADLSGAKITAQLNTFHYTVIDQIPDVQKQQAMDNFSAMRTALASGMIDGYVSERPEGVTATSVNKDLEMLEFSGADGFQTNPEDVQISVGMRKGDPDIQKVNQILSGISNDERTKIMDQAVKDQPAATDSEEKPGIISDFTTIWKQYGNMFLRGAGLTLFIALIGTVVGTTLGLLIGVFRSVPESGNALTRFFQKIGNALLSIYVEVFRGTPMMVQAMVIFYGLALAFGISLNRTIAALFIVSLNTGAYMTEIVRGGIFAVDEGQFEAAQAIGMTHGQTMRKVVIPQVLRNILPATGNEFVINIKDTAVLSVIGVADLFFQGNSASGANFQFFQTFTIVGIIYLVMTFTITRILRAVEKKIDGPSAYTKLEEIDNSNLQE from the coding sequence ATGAAAAAAAATATGGTTTCAGTTGCCGTACTATTTGCTTTTGTCTTCTCACTATTCAGTGTGGGATCTCTGGCAAATGCAGATGAAAAAACACCGAGCGATGAGTTTCGCGTAGGTATGGAGGCTGGGTATGCACCCTTCAACTGGTCTCAACAAACAGATGAGAATGATGCCTTGCCAATTCAAGGCCAAAATAGTTACGCCGGCGGTTATGATGTTCAAATCGCTAAAAAAGTAGCAGATGGTTTAGGGAAAAAATTAGTCATCGTCCAAACGAAATGGGATGGTCTGGCTCCTGCCCTTCAATCAGGCAAGATCGACGCGATCATCGCCGGAATGAGCCCTACTGCTGAACGACGAAAAGAAATTGATTTTACCGATCCTTATTACGAATCACAATTAGTAGTAGTAGTTCAAAAAGATAGCAAATATGCAAAAGCAAAAAGTTTAGCAGATCTTTCTGGAGCAAAGATTACTGCTCAGTTAAATACATTCCACTATACTGTGATCGATCAGATACCAGATGTGCAGAAACAACAAGCAATGGATAATTTCTCAGCAATGAGAACAGCTTTAGCTTCTGGAATGATCGATGGTTATGTCAGCGAACGTCCGGAAGGTGTAACGGCAACTAGTGTGAACAAAGACTTGGAAATGCTTGAATTCAGCGGTGCAGATGGCTTCCAGACAAACCCGGAAGATGTTCAGATTTCTGTTGGTATGCGTAAAGGCGACCCGGATATCCAAAAAGTAAACCAGATTCTTTCTGGCATCTCTAACGATGAACGAACCAAAATTATGGACCAAGCAGTCAAAGATCAGCCTGCTGCAACTGATAGTGAAGAAAAACCTGGCATCATTTCTGATTTCACTACGATTTGGAAACAATACGGCAATATGTTCTTACGAGGTGCTGGACTTACCTTGTTCATCGCATTGATCGGGACAGTTGTCGGTACTACACTTGGATTACTGATTGGTGTCTTCCGTTCGGTACCTGAATCAGGAAATGCACTGACTCGCTTCTTCCAAAAAATCGGAAATGCACTTCTTTCTATCTATGTCGAAGTATTCCGCGGAACACCGATGATGGTACAAGCAATGGTCATCTTCTACGGTCTGGCACTCGCTTTTGGCATTTCATTGAACCGAACGATTGCCGCTTTGTTTATTGTCTCTCTCAATACTGGAGCTTACATGACAGAGATCGTTCGTGGGGGGATTTTTGCAGTAGATGAAGGGCAGTTCGAAGCTGCGCAAGCCATTGGTATGACCCATGGCCAAACGATGAGAAAAGTTGTTATTCCACAAGTTTTACGGAATATCTTGCCAGCAACAGGAAATGAGTTTGTTATCAATATCAAAGATACAGCAGTTTTAAGTGTAATCGGCGTAGCTGATTTGTTCTTCCAAGGAAACTCTGCTTCCGGTGCGAATTTCCAATTCTTCCAAACATTTACGATCGTCGGGATCATCTACTTAGTCATGACCTTTACGATCACCAGAATCCTGCGGGCGGTAGAAAAGAAAATCGATGGTCCTTCAGCTTATACCAAGCTTGAAGAAATCGACAATTCAAATTTGCAGGAATAA
- a CDS encoding NAD-dependent protein deacylase produces the protein MKQLTVDEAAKEILAYQQITFLTGAGVSTPSGVPDYRSLSGIYHGMEQPEYLLSHQAMVNEPDKFYQFVKKIYHPEAKPNIIHLEMAHLAKEKNVWVVSQNIDGLHAKAKSPQLVNFHGSLYQCHCRKCQQTVDWKEYLHSDKHQACGGQIRPDIVLYGEGFQDGVMEQAAYAVSQAELIVIVGTSFQVHPFCDLVQFRQPSAKILVINQTPVYLAEPYTFIQEDGAVVFKKIQELGADYD, from the coding sequence ATGAAACAATTAACAGTAGACGAAGCAGCAAAAGAGATATTAGCTTATCAGCAAATTACATTTTTGACCGGTGCAGGGGTATCCACACCTTCTGGAGTGCCAGACTATCGATCTTTGTCAGGAATCTACCACGGGATGGAGCAGCCGGAATACTTGCTGAGTCATCAAGCAATGGTGAATGAACCGGATAAATTCTATCAATTTGTCAAAAAGATTTATCATCCTGAAGCAAAACCCAATATCATTCATTTGGAAATGGCACATCTAGCGAAAGAAAAAAATGTTTGGGTTGTTTCCCAAAACATCGACGGTTTGCACGCAAAGGCTAAAAGCCCGCAACTCGTCAATTTTCATGGAAGTTTGTATCAATGTCATTGTCGAAAATGTCAACAAACGGTAGACTGGAAAGAATATCTTCACAGCGACAAACATCAAGCATGCGGAGGACAAATACGCCCAGACATCGTGTTATATGGTGAAGGGTTTCAAGATGGAGTCATGGAGCAGGCGGCTTATGCCGTCAGCCAAGCAGAGCTGATCGTCATTGTTGGAACGAGTTTTCAAGTTCATCCGTTTTGTGATCTGGTACAGTTTCGCCAGCCGTCAGCCAAAATCTTAGTAATCAATCAAACGCCTGTTTATTTAGCGGAGCCTTATACGTTTATTCAAGAAGACGGAGCGGTTGTTTTCAAAAAAATACAAGAATTAGGAGCAGATTATGACTGA
- a CDS encoding chorismate mutase, translating into MTEFKTEKEKMIAGELYFANDPELVADRMFARSQSQIINQAESAELRSQLLKETFGRTGKKIYMEPVINFDYGYNIFVGENFYANFNCTFLDVSTIEIGDNCMFAPNVQLYTATHPLHPVKRNSGLEYAKPIKIGNNVWLGGGVIVTPGVTLGDNVVVGAGSVVTKSFPDNVVIAGNPARIIKTVEEELTEESLETLRHKIDMIDRELVALLEKRMDTVTKIGQVKKEENQAVYDAKREQQVLDKVVSLLKNKGYKETITDTYVDLMKHSREYQNKMKEE; encoded by the coding sequence ATGACTGAATTCAAAACCGAAAAAGAAAAAATGATTGCAGGCGAGCTTTATTTTGCCAATGATCCTGAGCTGGTTGCCGACCGTATGTTTGCAAGAAGTCAAAGCCAAATCATCAACCAAGCAGAATCAGCGGAACTGCGATCCCAATTGTTGAAAGAGACTTTTGGCCGTACAGGGAAAAAAATCTATATGGAGCCAGTTATCAATTTTGATTACGGATATAATATATTTGTTGGGGAGAATTTTTATGCAAATTTCAATTGTACATTTTTAGATGTCAGCACGATTGAAATCGGTGATAACTGCATGTTCGCTCCGAATGTCCAGCTTTACACGGCGACGCATCCACTACATCCAGTGAAACGTAACAGCGGTCTGGAGTACGCAAAACCCATTAAAATCGGTAATAATGTTTGGTTAGGCGGAGGAGTTATCGTCACGCCGGGTGTCACTCTAGGGGACAACGTAGTAGTCGGCGCAGGTTCGGTTGTGACCAAATCTTTTCCCGACAATGTAGTGATTGCAGGAAATCCTGCTCGTATCATCAAGACAGTAGAGGAAGAACTAACAGAAGAGTCTCTTGAAACATTACGTCATAAGATCGATATGATCGATCGAGAGTTGGTTGCTTTATTAGAAAAAAGAATGGATACGGTAACTAAAATAGGACAAGTGAAAAAAGAAGAAAACCAAGCAGTTTATGATGCAAAAAGAGAGCAGCAAGTATTGGATAAAGTTGTTAGTCTGCTGAAAAATAAGGGATATAAGGAAACAATAACAGATACGTATGTTGATTTGATGAAACACTCGCGCGAATACCAAAACAAAATGAAGGAGGAATAA
- a CDS encoding transcription repressor NadR, with product MIEGETRRKQIMQTLANTEKPVSASKFAKTFGVSRQIIVGDIALLRAAGKSIVATARGYILETEETNTGHISKIAVQHGKDQTEEELRLIVENGGEIIDVIVEHPLYGELAGTLHIKTPQDIDSFMRRYQKSNATLLSELTGGIHLHTIRYPEKHMLKNIKQKLAEAGILYEG from the coding sequence GTGATCGAAGGAGAGACACGGCGAAAACAAATCATGCAAACCTTGGCAAATACAGAAAAACCAGTGAGTGCTAGCAAGTTTGCGAAAACTTTTGGAGTCAGCCGTCAGATCATTGTAGGCGATATTGCTTTACTACGAGCTGCAGGTAAAAGTATCGTGGCAACAGCAAGAGGTTATATCCTCGAAACAGAAGAAACCAATACTGGGCACATCAGTAAAATCGCTGTCCAGCATGGAAAAGATCAAACAGAAGAAGAACTGAGACTAATCGTTGAAAATGGTGGTGAAATCATTGATGTAATTGTGGAACATCCCCTTTACGGTGAGTTAGCAGGAACTTTGCACATCAAAACGCCACAAGATATCGATTCCTTTATGAGACGTTATCAAAAAAGTAATGCTACTTTGTTATCCGAATTAACAGGCGGCATCCATCTGCATACGATCCGCTACCCAGAAAAGCATATGCTGAAAAACATCAAACAAAAACTAGCTGAAGCAGGAATCCTCTACGAAGGATAA
- the def gene encoding peptide deformylase produces MITMDDIIREGNPTLREVAKEVSLPLSEEDISLGKEMLEFLKNSQDPIKAEELHLRGGVGLAAPQLDISKRIIAVHVPSPDPEADGPSLSTVMYNPKILSHSVQDACLGEGEGCLSVDREVPGYVVRHAKITVSYYDMNGEKHKIRLKNYESIVVQHEIDHINGVMFYDHINDQNPFALKEGVLVIE; encoded by the coding sequence ATGATTACAATGGATGATATCATTCGTGAAGGAAATCCGACCTTACGCGAAGTTGCAAAAGAAGTTTCTCTTCCATTAAGCGAAGAAGATATCTCTTTAGGAAAAGAGATGCTTGAGTTCTTAAAAAACAGCCAAGATCCAATCAAAGCTGAAGAACTACACTTACGAGGCGGTGTTGGCTTAGCTGCTCCTCAATTAGATATTTCTAAAAGAATCATTGCTGTTCACGTACCAAGTCCTGACCCAGAGGCAGATGGACCTTCTCTAAGTACTGTTATGTATAATCCTAAAATTTTGAGCCATTCTGTTCAAGATGCTTGTTTAGGGGAAGGTGAAGGCTGTTTATCTGTTGATCGAGAAGTACCAGGATATGTTGTTCGCCATGCCAAAATCACTGTGTCTTATTATGATATGAATGGTGAAAAACACAAGATTCGTTTGAAGAATTATGAATCGATCGTCGTTCAACATGAAATCGACCATATCAACGGTGTGATGTTCTATGACCACATCAACGATCAAAATCCATTTGCACTAAAAGAAGGCGTATTGGTGATCGAGTAG
- the rpsO gene encoding 30S ribosomal protein S15 encodes MAISKERKNEIINEYARHEGDTGSPEVQIAVLTEEINHLNEHARVHKKDHHSYRGLMKKVGHRRNLLAYLRKTDVQRYRELIKRLGLRR; translated from the coding sequence ATGGCAATTTCAAAAGAACGCAAGAATGAAATCATCAACGAATACGCTCGCCATGAAGGGGATACTGGTTCTCCAGAAGTACAAATCGCTGTATTAACTGAAGAAATCAACCACTTGAATGAACATGCACGCGTGCACAAAAAAGACCATCATTCATACCGCGGCCTAATGAAAAAAGTTGGTCACCGCCGTAACTTGTTAGCTTACTTACGTAAAACTGACGTTCAACGTTACCGCGAATTGATCAAACGTTTAGGCTTGCGTCGTTAA
- the pnp gene encoding polyribonucleotide nucleotidyltransferase gives MSEKQVFKTTWGGRPLQIEVGQLAKQANGAVLVRYGDTVVLSAAVASKEAKDTDFFPLTINYEEKMYAAGKIPGGFIKREGRPSTEATLTARLIDRPIRPMFAEGFRNEVQVTNIVMSVETDCSPAMAAMLGSSLALSISDIPFDGPIAGVEVGRVNGEYVLNPTVEQAEQTDIELTVAGTKQAINMVESGAKEVSEEDMLGALLFGFDAIKELVAFQEEIVQAVGKEKMEVTLLQVDEVLKKEIFDASYATMKAAVMTEEKLAREDNIEQVKIDIREAYAEKFAGHEDEDHLLKEVKQITEDLEKDVVRELITIDKIRPDGRKLDEIRPLSSEVSLLPRVHGSGLFTRGQTQALSACTLAPLGEHQIIDGLGVEVSKRFIHHYNFPQFSVGSTGRAGSPGRREIGHGALGERALAQVIPSEEEFPYTIRLVAEVLESNGSSSQASICAGTLALMDAGVPIKAPVAGIAMGLVSDGENYTILTDIQGLEDHLGDMDFKVAGTKDGITALQMDIKIQGITEQILTEALTQAKQARMEILEELTSTIAAPREELSQYAPKIEMIQIEPAKIKDVIGKGGDTINGIIDETGVKIDIDQDGKVSIASADAEMIKKAIKIIEDLTKEVKVGEVYLGKVVRIEKFGAFVNLIKGKDGLVHISQLANDRVNKVEDVVKLGDEILVKVTEIDKQGRVNLSRKAMLNEDGSTKNEEK, from the coding sequence ATGTCAGAAAAACAAGTATTCAAAACGACATGGGGCGGCCGTCCCTTACAAATCGAAGTCGGTCAGCTAGCAAAACAAGCAAACGGAGCCGTTTTAGTCCGTTATGGAGATACAGTAGTCTTAAGTGCAGCTGTGGCCTCTAAAGAAGCAAAAGATACAGACTTTTTCCCATTAACGATCAATTATGAAGAAAAAATGTATGCAGCAGGGAAAATCCCTGGAGGTTTCATCAAACGAGAAGGCCGTCCAAGTACGGAAGCAACATTGACTGCCCGTTTGATCGACCGTCCAATTCGCCCGATGTTTGCAGAAGGCTTCCGTAATGAAGTCCAAGTAACGAACATCGTGATGAGTGTAGAAACAGACTGCTCGCCAGCTATGGCAGCAATGCTAGGTTCTTCTTTAGCACTATCAATCTCAGATATCCCATTTGACGGCCCAATCGCAGGCGTAGAAGTTGGTCGTGTAAATGGCGAGTACGTCTTGAATCCAACAGTAGAACAAGCAGAACAAACAGATATCGAATTGACTGTTGCCGGAACGAAACAAGCCATCAATATGGTTGAAAGCGGCGCGAAAGAAGTTTCAGAAGAAGACATGCTTGGTGCATTGCTGTTTGGTTTTGACGCTATCAAAGAGTTAGTTGCTTTCCAAGAAGAAATCGTTCAAGCAGTAGGGAAAGAAAAAATGGAAGTGACTTTACTGCAAGTTGATGAAGTATTGAAAAAAGAAATCTTTGATGCTTCTTACGCTACAATGAAAGCAGCAGTAATGACTGAAGAAAAACTTGCTCGCGAAGATAATATCGAGCAGGTGAAGATCGATATCCGCGAAGCTTATGCTGAGAAATTTGCAGGTCATGAAGATGAAGATCACTTGTTGAAAGAAGTTAAACAAATCACAGAAGATCTTGAAAAAGATGTCGTACGTGAATTGATCACCATCGATAAGATCCGTCCTGACGGGCGTAAATTGGATGAAATCCGTCCATTGTCATCAGAGGTCAGCTTATTGCCACGTGTACATGGATCAGGTTTGTTCACACGAGGACAAACACAAGCTTTATCAGCTTGTACACTCGCACCTCTAGGAGAGCACCAAATCATTGATGGTTTAGGGGTGGAAGTCAGCAAACGATTCATCCACCACTACAATTTCCCTCAATTTTCTGTTGGTTCTACAGGACGTGCAGGCTCTCCAGGGCGTCGGGAAATCGGACATGGCGCATTAGGTGAACGTGCGTTAGCACAAGTAATCCCTTCAGAAGAAGAATTTCCTTATACGATCCGTTTAGTAGCAGAAGTATTGGAATCAAATGGTTCTTCTTCCCAAGCAAGTATCTGTGCTGGCACATTAGCATTGATGGATGCAGGTGTACCAATCAAAGCGCCAGTCGCCGGTATTGCGATGGGACTTGTTTCTGATGGTGAAAACTATACGATCCTAACTGATATCCAAGGGCTGGAAGATCATCTTGGCGATATGGACTTTAAAGTTGCCGGTACAAAAGATGGTATCACTGCTTTACAGATGGATATCAAGATTCAAGGAATCACAGAACAAATCCTAACTGAAGCATTAACTCAAGCAAAACAAGCACGTATGGAAATCTTAGAAGAATTGACTTCAACGATTGCTGCTCCACGTGAAGAATTAAGCCAATATGCACCAAAAATCGAAATGATCCAGATCGAACCTGCTAAAATCAAAGATGTTATCGGTAAAGGCGGCGATACGATCAACGGAATCATCGATGAAACTGGTGTGAAAATCGATATCGATCAAGATGGAAAAGTAAGTATTGCTTCAGCTGATGCAGAAATGATCAAAAAAGCTATCAAGATCATCGAAGATTTGACCAAAGAAGTCAAAGTTGGTGAAGTTTATCTAGGGAAAGTTGTCCGTATCGAAAAATTCGGTGCATTCGTCAACTTGATCAAAGGAAAAGATGGACTTGTCCATATTTCCCAATTAGCAAACGATCGTGTCAATAAAGTCGAAGATGTTGTTAAACTAGGTGATGAGATCCTTGTGAAAGTAACTGAAATCGATAAACAAGGACGCGTAAATCTGTCAAGAAAAGCAATGTTGAACGAAGATGGTTCAACGAAAAATGAAGAAAAATAA
- a CDS encoding GlsB/YeaQ/YmgE family stress response membrane protein: protein MLNFLWSLFIGGILGLIAGAILGKEVPGGVSGNIIIGFLGSWLGEFLLGPLGPELGGFYLIPALLGAIFCLALYSFVARRIRERPKKE, encoded by the coding sequence ATGCTGAATTTTTTATGGTCGTTATTTATCGGCGGTATATTAGGTTTGATAGCTGGCGCAATTTTAGGAAAGGAAGTCCCGGGAGGCGTATCTGGAAATATCATTATCGGTTTTTTAGGTAGTTGGCTCGGCGAATTTTTACTAGGACCACTGGGACCGGAACTCGGCGGTTTTTATTTGATACCAGCATTATTGGGTGCAATTTTTTGCCTTGCTCTTTATTCATTTGTGGCAAGACGTATCAGAGAACGTCCAAAGAAAGAATAA
- a CDS encoding KUP/HAK/KT family potassium transporter, which translates to MATTHNTKKISMAGLLVAMGVVYGDIGTSPLYVMKSIVEDNGGLSGINPDFVIGSVSLIFWTLTLLTTIKYVVIALNADNHGEGGIFSLYTLVRKGGKYLIIPAMIGGAALLADGVLTPAVTVTTAIEGLRGIPQFFDRFGNNQNVIVIITLVIIFVLFMVQRFGTDIVGKAFGPIMFAWFTFLGVMGLMNFSQDWTVIRALNPYYAIQLLFSADNKLGLFILGNIFLATTGAEALYSDLGHVGKRNIRLSWPYVKICLVINYFGQAAWLLNVYQNPEAQQIKNLNPFFQMMPQSWIVIGVAFATVAAVIASQALITGSFTLVSEAIKLKLLPRLKIMYPGNSIGQMYIPAVNLILWIACSLVVVTFRTSHHMEAAYGLSITVTMLMTTALLYFYLIQNGHSRWLAYLVTFFFGAIEVVFFISSVVKFFRGGFVAVLIGLIILVVMFIWEQGNIIRESSTEDVSLRDYIPQLRELRDDTSLPIYQTNVVFLVPDMAEDKVGRQFIYSILDKRPKRARVYWFVHVEVTDEPYTKEYQVDMMDTDFIVQVNLFLGFRVQQEINVYVRQVIHDLMKQGRLPKQPQRYSLTPGREVGDFQFVLIDEVVSNVTTLGKWQRQIMQAKLAIKKIATSPETWFGLEYSEVKHETVPLIIGNTRKTWLKERL; encoded by the coding sequence GTGGCAACAACGCACAATACCAAAAAGATATCAATGGCTGGCCTGCTTGTAGCGATGGGAGTCGTCTACGGAGACATCGGGACAAGTCCGCTTTACGTTATGAAATCGATTGTTGAAGATAATGGCGGATTGTCAGGAATCAATCCTGATTTTGTTATCGGATCAGTCTCATTGATTTTTTGGACATTGACTCTACTGACAACAATCAAATATGTCGTGATTGCATTGAATGCAGATAACCATGGTGAAGGTGGAATTTTCTCACTCTACACACTTGTCCGAAAAGGTGGGAAATATTTGATCATTCCTGCAATGATCGGAGGAGCTGCCTTACTAGCAGATGGGGTATTGACCCCTGCTGTGACGGTAACGACTGCGATTGAAGGCTTGCGAGGAATTCCGCAGTTTTTTGACCGGTTCGGTAATAACCAGAACGTGATCGTCATTATCACTTTAGTTATTATTTTTGTTTTATTCATGGTCCAACGCTTTGGTACAGATATTGTCGGAAAAGCATTCGGACCAATCATGTTCGCTTGGTTTACTTTTTTAGGCGTAATGGGATTAATGAACTTCAGTCAAGACTGGACAGTTATCCGTGCACTGAATCCTTATTATGCTATCCAGCTGCTTTTTAGTGCAGATAACAAATTAGGCTTGTTCATTCTTGGAAATATTTTCCTGGCTACGACAGGTGCAGAGGCGCTTTATTCCGATCTTGGACATGTCGGCAAACGAAATATTCGTCTGAGCTGGCCTTACGTCAAAATTTGTTTGGTTATCAATTATTTTGGGCAGGCTGCGTGGTTGTTGAATGTTTATCAAAACCCTGAAGCACAGCAAATCAAGAACCTGAATCCATTCTTCCAAATGATGCCTCAAAGTTGGATCGTGATCGGCGTTGCTTTTGCAACAGTCGCTGCAGTCATTGCTTCGCAAGCATTGATTACAGGTTCGTTTACGCTAGTTTCAGAAGCAATCAAGTTGAAACTGCTGCCTCGGTTAAAGATCATGTATCCTGGGAACAGTATCGGGCAAATGTATATCCCAGCAGTCAATCTGATTTTATGGATCGCCTGTTCTCTAGTGGTTGTCACATTCCGAACGTCTCATCATATGGAAGCTGCTTACGGTCTATCGATCACTGTGACGATGTTGATGACAACAGCACTGCTTTACTTTTATCTTATCCAAAATGGGCATTCTCGTTGGCTTGCATATTTAGTTACCTTTTTCTTCGGTGCGATAGAAGTCGTTTTCTTTATCTCAAGTGTTGTCAAATTCTTCCGAGGCGGTTTTGTAGCCGTTCTGATTGGTTTGATCATCTTAGTCGTGATGTTTATTTGGGAACAAGGGAACATTATTCGCGAATCGTCAACCGAGGATGTGTCTTTGAGAGATTATATCCCGCAGCTTAGAGAATTACGTGATGATACTTCTTTACCAATCTATCAGACAAATGTGGTCTTCTTGGTTCCTGATATGGCTGAAGATAAAGTTGGCCGACAGTTCATCTATTCGATTTTAGATAAACGGCCTAAAAGAGCACGAGTCTATTGGTTTGTTCATGTGGAAGTGACGGATGAGCCATATACGAAAGAATATCAAGTAGATATGATGGACACTGATTTTATTGTCCAAGTGAATCTGTTCTTAGGTTTCAGGGTCCAACAGGAAATCAACGTATATGTTCGCCAAGTCATCCATGATTTGATGAAACAAGGCCGTTTGCCAAAACAGCCACAAAGATACTCTCTGACACCAGGGCGAGAAGTTGGCGATTTCCAATTTGTCCTGATTGATGAAGTAGTTTCCAATGTGACAACTCTAGGAAAATGGCAACGTCAAATCATGCAGGCAAAACTGGCAATCAAAAAAATCGCTACCTCGCCAGAAACATGGTTTGGGCTAGAGTACAGCGAAGTAAAACATGAAACTGTTCCGCTTATCATTGGAAATACTCGGAAAACATGGTTGAAAGAGCGGTTGTGA